One Burkholderia gladioli genomic window, GAATGGCGCGACGGCCGCAAGCTGGCCACCCGCGACGGCACCCGCCACTGCTACGGCCTGGCTTTCGTGCTGCTGGCCGGCGCGCATGCGGCGATGGCCGGCGTCGAGGAAGGGCGCGAGCTGGTCGAGCACACCTTCGCGTTGATGGAAAAGCATTTCTGGGATGCCGAGGGCGGCCTGTACAAGGACGACGCGACCGCCGACTGGCAGGTCTCGGGCTATCGCGGCCAGAACGCCAACATGCATACCACCGAGGCGCTGCTGGCCGCCTACGAGGCCACCGGCGAGCTACGCTACCTCGACCGCGCCGAGCTGGTGGCGACCAACATCACGCGGCGCCAGGCGGCGCTGTCGCAGAACCTGGTGTGGGAGCACTACCACGCCGACTGGTCGATCGACTGGGAATACAACAAGGAAGACAGCACCAACATCTTCCGCCCCTGGGGCTTCCAGCCCGGTCACCAGACCGAATGGGCCAAGCTGCTGCTGATCCTGGAGCGGCACCGCCCGCTCGACTGGCTGCTGCCGCGCGCGATCGAGCTGTTCGACGCCGCCTTCGCGCATGCCTGGGACAGCGAGCACGGCGGCCTGGTCTACGGCTTCGGCCCCGACTACACGGTGTGCGACCACGACAAGTATTTCTGGGTGCAGGCCGAGACCTTCGCGGCCGCCGCCCTGCTCGGCGCGCGCACCGGCAGCGAGCGCTTCTGGGACTGCTACGACGAGATCTGGCGCTATAGCTGGCAGCACTTCGTCGACCATCGCTACGGCGCCTGGTATCGCATCCTGACCTGCGACAACCGCAAGTACAGCGACGAGAAGAGCCCCGCCGGCAAGACCGACTACCACACCATGGGTGCCTGCTACGAAGTGCTCAACGCGCTGCCCGGCGCCGACGGCACGCTCGGCCAGGCGGTCCCGCATCGCAAGGAACACGCATGACCAGCAGCGCCAACTTCCCGCATTTCGTGTCGGCCGGCGACATCCTGACCGACATGGTCCGCCACGGCGCCGCGCAATGGACCTCGGTGCCCGGCGGCGCCGGCTGGAACGTGGCGCGCGCGGTGGCGCGCCTGGGCGTGCCCAGCGCCGCGGTCGGCGCGCTCGGCCAGGACTGCTTCTCCGAGGTGCTGTGGCGCGAGAGCGAGGCGGCCGGCCTCGACATGCGCTTCCTGCAGCGCGTCGATCGCCCGCCGCTGCTGGCCATCGTCCACGAGACGCAGCCGCCCTCCTACTTCTTCATCGGCGAGAACAGCGCGGACCTGGCCTTCGATCCGGCCGCGCTGCCCGCCGGCTGGGAAGCGCCGCTGCAGTGGGCGCACTTCGGCTGCATCAGCCTGGTACGCGAGCCGCTGGCCGCCACCCTGGTCGCGCTGGCCGCCAGCCTGCGCGAGCGCGGCGTGAAGATCAGCTTCGACCCGAACTACCGCAACCTGATGACGGCGGCCTATCGCCCGACGCTGGAGAAGATGGTGAAGCTCGCCGACCTGGTGAAGGTGTCGGACGAGGACCTGCGCCACCTGTTCGCCGGCGGCGAGGCCGAGGCGATCGCCGAGTTGCGGGCGCTGAATCCGGCCGCCACGCTGCTGGTCACGCGCGGCTCGGATGCGGCCACGCTGTATGCCGGCGACGCGACGTTCGAGGCGCGGCCGCCGCGCGTCGAGGTGGCCGACACGGTGGGCGCGGGCGACGCATCGATCGGCGGCCTGCTGGTCAGCCTGATGACCGAGCCGCAGCGCGCCTGGCCCGAGCACCTGGCCTTCGCGCTGGCCTCCGGCGCCGCCGCCTGCCGCCATACCGGCGCGCATGCGCCGACGCTCGAGGAAGTGAACGCGCTGCTGGCCGGCTGAACCGGCTCACCTGCCTGATCGCGGGAACGGCCGGAACCGTGAGGTTCCGGCCCCGCTCGTCGCCGCTCCCGGTTTCGCCGGTTTCGCCGGCTTTCCGTTTTCCCGGCTTCCTGGGCATCTTTCCGGCCCGCGCCGCCGCGTTCACAGCGCCACGCCCGCCTGTCTTCCGGCCCTTTCCAAAGCTCGTCCCGCCGCCCCGGATCCCTTGCCTGGCAGGCACTTTCACCGATCGCCCAAGTCCGCCCGGCAAGTCGTCGCCAGCACGTTCGCCCCCCCAATCCCGCGGTTCGGCAACGCCGCGCGCGCGATGCTAGGATGAAGCGTCCCACTTTCCGGGAGACCTGCATGAACGGCATCCGCATGACGTCCCGCGGCTATACGGCGAACGCCTATACGCGCGCGGCGGAAGGGGGCCGCTTCCGCGGCTACGTGATCCTGTCCCGCTCGGACGGCGACTCACCCGACAACACCGAGTACGAGGCGGACAGCGTCCGCGCGAGCGAGCGCGAGGCGCTCGACGACGCGGAAGCGCTGGTCAGGCGCATCGTCGGCGAGCTATCGCATTGATCGAAGGGAGGATGGGCCGCGCGCCGCGACGGCGCGCGGCGCGGGTTCGATCGACGCATCACGTCACCAGAGCTTCGCGATCACCGAGATGATCGCCATCAGCACCAGCGTCGACATGAAGGGGAACGGATAGGCGCGCGAGCCGATCCGGATCGTCACGTCGCCGGGCAGGCGCCCGACGCCGAGCTTGGACAGCCAGGGCCAGCTACGCGCCAGCACCATCACCGCCACGAAGGACACCAGCAGCCAGCGGAACATGAGCGTCTGGTCTCCTAGAGCGCGTGCGAGCGTTCGCCGCGCGCGAAGGCCGCGAGGCCACCGTCGATGCCGCGCCCGAACGCGATCACCTTGAACAGCTCCCCCATTTCCGATTCCGCGATCAGCTTCTGCACCGCGTTGGCGGCCGGCAGGAAGCGCGCGCCGTCGGCCGGGTCGATCTCGGCCAGCACCTCGGTGATGCCGGCATTGAGCAGGAAGCGCCCTTGCGAGGTATAGCCGAGCAGCTCGGCGCCGGCCGCCACGGCCGCCTCGTGGATGCCGGAGAACTCGACGTGCGCGGTGATGTCCTGCAGCCCCGGCCAGACGAAGGGGTCGCCATGCGCGCGATGCCGGTAGTGGCACATCAGGGTGCCCTCGGCGCGTTGCGGGTGGTAGTACTCGCCGGCCGGGAAGCCGTAGTCGATGAAGAAGGCCGCGCCGCGCGCGAGCATGCGGCAGACGGTGCCCGTGAAGGCGCGCGCGGCTTCGTGGATTTCGGTCAGATAGCCTTCCGGCAGTTCGAGCGCGTCGAGCGCCGCCAACGCCGATACGCCGGCGGGCTCCTCCGGCAGGGGACGATCCTCGAACACGAAGGCGCGCGCCGCGTCGACCGCCACGCCGCGCTCGCGCCAGCCCGTCTCGCCGCGCAGCACCAGCCGCACCGGCATCGCGTCGAGCACCTCGTTGCCGACCACCACGCCCTCGAAGCGCTCCGGCAGCGCGTCGAGCCAATGCACGCGACTCGCCAGCGGCGCCGGCAGCTCGGCCGCCAGCGTGGCACGCTGGCGCTCGCGCAGCTCGCCCGACAGCTCGACGATCTCGTAGCGCTCGGGTGCCGCGCCCAGCGCGTCGAGCGCCGCCAGCAGCCCCGCCGCCAGCTTGCCGGTGCCGGCGCCGAATTCCATCAGGCGCCGCGTGCCGCTCGCCTCGAGCGCCTCGGCCAGCGGCCGCGCCAGGGTCTGCGCGAACAGCGGCGAGAGCTCGGGGGCCGTGACGAAATCGCTGCCGTCGTCGCCGCGCCGGCCGAACTTGCGCGCGCCGCCGCTGTAGTAGCCCAGGCCCGGCGCGTAGAGCGCGCGTTCCATGAAGCGCGAAAACGGCACCCACCCGCCCGAGGCCGCGATCTCGGCACGCAACGAGGCGGACAGCGTTTCCGACTGCGCGAGCGCGTCCGGGCCGGGAACGGGTAAACTAGCGGGTTCGTGAGCTTTCGGGTTCATCCCGGCATTGTAAATGAGCGATTCCGCCGCAAGGCCTGTCGGCAGCACCATCCGCCCGGACCACGGCGCGCGCGTCGCGCTGATCACGGGCGCCGCCCGCGCCGACGGCCCAGGCGAGATCGGCCGCGCGCTGGCGCTCGCCTTCGCCCGCCGCGGCTGGCAGGTGGCGCTGGCCGTCGACCACGAGGCGGCCCGCCCGGCCGCCCAGGCGCTGGCCGCCGAGGTCGAGGCGCTGGGCCGCCGCGCCGCCGTGCTGGTGGCCGATCTGTCGAGCGAGCGAGGCGCCGCCGCCCTGGTGCCGGCCTGCAGCGCGGCGCTGGGCCGGCCCGGCTGCGTGGTCTGCCACGGCGATCCGGCCCCGGCCGACGACGCCACCAGCGCCGGCTACGCCTCGCTGCTGGCCTCGGTGGCCCGCCACGTGGCCGCGCCGGTGGTGCTGGGCCGCACGCTGGCCGAGGCGACGCCCGAGGCCGCGCGCGAGGACGAGACGCAACGCGCGGTGCTGATCCACCTGCTCGACGACGCGCTGTACCATCCCGCGCCCGAGCGGCTCTCGCATGCACTGGCGCAGGCCGCGCTGCATCGCGCGACGGCCGCCCAGGCGCTGGCGCTGGCGCCGAAGGTGCGGGTCGCGGCGCTGGTGCGCGGGCGCGCCCCGCATGCCGACGAACTGGCGGCGGCCGCCTGCTACCTGGCCGATGCGCCGGGCGTGACGGGCGCCACGCTGAGCGTGGACGGCGGCGAGCATCTCGCCCCGCCCGCGGCCGGCCAAGCCTGAGGACCGGCGCGCCGAGCGCGCCATTT contains:
- a CDS encoding AGE family epimerase/isomerase: MTNPASPTAPDLPAPPVANFRDADFLLSHVRHTLHFYAPTVYDPTGGFFHFFRDDGSIYERDTRHLVSSCRFVFNYAMAYRQFGDARHLDYVRHGLRFLREAHWDPVLEGYDWELEWRDGRKLATRDGTRHCYGLAFVLLAGAHAAMAGVEEGRELVEHTFALMEKHFWDAEGGLYKDDATADWQVSGYRGQNANMHTTEALLAAYEATGELRYLDRAELVATNITRRQAALSQNLVWEHYHADWSIDWEYNKEDSTNIFRPWGFQPGHQTEWAKLLLILERHRPLDWLLPRAIELFDAAFAHAWDSEHGGLVYGFGPDYTVCDHDKYFWVQAETFAAAALLGARTGSERFWDCYDEIWRYSWQHFVDHRYGAWYRILTCDNRKYSDEKSPAGKTDYHTMGACYEVLNALPGADGTLGQAVPHRKEHA
- a CDS encoding carbohydrate kinase family protein; this translates as MTSSANFPHFVSAGDILTDMVRHGAAQWTSVPGGAGWNVARAVARLGVPSAAVGALGQDCFSEVLWRESEAAGLDMRFLQRVDRPPLLAIVHETQPPSYFFIGENSADLAFDPAALPAGWEAPLQWAHFGCISLVREPLAATLVALAASLRERGVKISFDPNYRNLMTAAYRPTLEKMVKLADLVKVSDEDLRHLFAGGEAEAIAELRALNPAATLLVTRGSDAATLYAGDATFEARPPRVEVADTVGAGDASIGGLLVSLMTEPQRAWPEHLAFALASGAAACRHTGAHAPTLEEVNALLAG
- a CDS encoding DUF2905 domain-containing protein, with protein sequence MFRWLLVSFVAVMVLARSWPWLSKLGVGRLPGDVTIRIGSRAYPFPFMSTLVLMAIISVIAKLW
- a CDS encoding class I SAM-dependent methyltransferase, whose product is MNPKAHEPASLPVPGPDALAQSETLSASLRAEIAASGGWVPFSRFMERALYAPGLGYYSGGARKFGRRGDDGSDFVTAPELSPLFAQTLARPLAEALEASGTRRLMEFGAGTGKLAAGLLAALDALGAAPERYEIVELSGELRERQRATLAAELPAPLASRVHWLDALPERFEGVVVGNEVLDAMPVRLVLRGETGWRERGVAVDAARAFVFEDRPLPEEPAGVSALAALDALELPEGYLTEIHEAARAFTGTVCRMLARGAAFFIDYGFPAGEYYHPQRAEGTLMCHYRHRAHGDPFVWPGLQDITAHVEFSGIHEAAVAAGAELLGYTSQGRFLLNAGITEVLAEIDPADGARFLPAANAVQKLIAESEMGELFKVIAFGRGIDGGLAAFARGERSHAL
- a CDS encoding SDR family NAD(P)-dependent oxidoreductase, giving the protein MSDSAARPVGSTIRPDHGARVALITGAARADGPGEIGRALALAFARRGWQVALAVDHEAARPAAQALAAEVEALGRRAAVLVADLSSERGAAALVPACSAALGRPGCVVCHGDPAPADDATSAGYASLLASVARHVAAPVVLGRTLAEATPEAAREDETQRAVLIHLLDDALYHPAPERLSHALAQAALHRATAAQALALAPKVRVAALVRGRAPHADELAAAACYLADAPGVTGATLSVDGGEHLAPPAAGQA